AAATTATTTCCATTAATTTGTACATAAAACTACAACTCACCAACTAATCTTTATTGTTTAACACTTTATAGTTTTCTATATACCTCTCTATTCACATCTCCCTTCTCAGAAACTTATCTCCACTTTGCAATTCTTATTGCAGGACCTTGAGATCGTCAATCTTTATGAGAAGAGGCCAAAAAGAAAGAGTTTTTGAGATAACAAAGTGAAAGCAAAGCTGAAAGAGTTTGACATGTTTTAATTGAAAAGAATGATCGCCCAAAATTTCCTGGGACGTAAAATATAGAGTGCGCAATCCAGAAAAGAGAAGGTTTGAAATTAAGGAGAGACCAAATTATTCAACTTGGAAATCAAGATAAGGAAGGGAAGATAAATTGTCCATCAAACCCTCGAAATCCCATTCTCCAACCCTCAGGTTTTCTCCTTGCCAATTATTTTCTAACCCACAAATGTCTCCTCCTTTAAACCCTTGCTGAGCAGAAGTTGTATCATTGAAGCAAGAATTATTATTGTAGTAGAAGTTGTTGTTGTGGCTTTTCATGTCAATATTAATGTTGTTTTTGGCAGCATTAATATTATTCTCTTCACCACTCGATCTACTCTCAAGTGGAGGAAGCGAAAGGTCTCCTTCTAATCCCATTTTACTTGGCTCTAACATCCCATAATCCCCATAAAACAATCTCTCTCCCATGTAATTTTCACCACATGAAGGAGGCACATTGAATAAACAAGGTGTCATATCATAGCGATTAATCTCAAGCATAGAGAAAGGCTCCATTAACTGGTTGTTGTTTGGTGTGACCATGGTTTGGATGGAGGCAgcggatgatgatgatgatgagtccATGCAAATGGCCATGATATCATGGTCATGCATGGGGATCGTCATCCCTCCACCTGCTGTAACAACACTAGcctgatggtgatgatgatgatgatccgATGAATTTTCACTGTCATTTGGTGAGGTTGTTAATGGAGGGTTgttgtttttcaatcttttctttAACGTGGAGTTCCAAAAATTCTTAATTTCGTTGTCTGTCCTTCCTGGAAGACGTGCCGCAATTTGAGACCACCTGTTATTGTTTgacacaaaattaattaacaaagatGATACTGCTAATACAagtcaatataaatttattgattaggTAAATATGAGCATTAagtttcttattatatatattttaaattgcaTGCTTTGCATGGATGCTTGAGGTCTACACTCTACGACTAGGAAATAATTAAGAGGACTGATGAATACACTAAATATAAGCCTAAATGCTTTGTTGTGTGACTAAATATTCAAAGATGAAACTCGATTTTTAGACCAATATGAAATAGTAAATTACAGTTgggaaaaattaatattttttaaatggccGACTATCAAACAAAAGATCTGAAACTTTAAAGGAATGCAGACgattgaaaaatgataataaatgaaaaGACTGTTCATAAATCTaactaaaaatcaaacaat
This sequence is a window from Mangifera indica cultivar Alphonso chromosome 5, CATAS_Mindica_2.1, whole genome shotgun sequence. Protein-coding genes within it:
- the LOC123216277 gene encoding transcription factor MYB83, producing the protein MKMRKPDLMGKDHSGRLLQVNNNNVINKSTNNKLRKGLWSPEEDEKLINYMLTNGQGCWSDIARNAGLQRCGKSCRLRWINYLRPDLKRGAFSPQEEELIIHLHSILGNRWSQIAARLPGRTDNEIKNFWNSTLKKRLKNNNPPLTTSPNDSENSSDHHHHHHQASVVTAGGGMTIPMHDHDIMAICMDSSSSSSAASIQTMVTPNNNQLMEPFSMLEINRYDMTPCLFNVPPSCGENYMGERLFYGDYGMLEPSKMGLEGDLSLPPLESRSSGEENNINAAKNNINIDMKSHNNNFYYNNNSCFNDTTSAQQGFKGGDICGLENNWQGENLRVGEWDFEGLMDNLSSLPYLDFQVE